A window of Streptomyces sp. NBC_01689 genomic DNA:
GCGCAGCCACCGTACGACCGTCACCGCGAGGAACAGCAGGACGGTGGAGAGCACGAACTCGTCGACGGCACGGGACGGCCACAGCCGGCGCGTGAGAACCGTGAGAACACGGACGGAACGCATCATGGTCTCCGCAGCGCGCGTGGCAGGAGGTCCGCCCGGTCCGTCCACGCCTCCGCCCCGGCCACGGACCCGAACGCCGACTCCGACTCCGACTCCGGCACCGGCACCGGCACCGGCTCGCGAGAAGGACGGCAACCGTCCCGTTTGTGAAAGATGCCGCTTTCACTGCCATTGCCATGCTTCTCATGCGCTTCATCGTGTTTCATGACTACCACGCTATGCATCCAGTGGCTCTGACGTAGGGTCCACTTCTGTGACAGATTCCCAGACCAATCCAGGGAGCGACCCACCTGCGGCCGCCGGCGCCGACCTCCATCTGGAACTGCGCGGCCCCGGGCTGCGCGCCGGGCTCACGAGCGCTCTCCGGGACGCCGTGCGGACGGGGCGGCTGGCACCCGGCACCCGGCTGCCCCCGTCCCGCTCGCTCGCCACCGATCTCGGCGTCTCCCGCAACACCGTCACCGACGCCTACGCCGAACTCGTCGCGGAGGGCTGGCTCACCGCGCGGCAGGGCTCGGGAACCCGGGTGGCGGAGCGGGCCCGGGCCGGCGGCGGGCGGTCGCCCGCCGCCCGTGCACGGCGGGCCTCCGAGCGTCCGGCCTACGTCATGCGGCCGGGTTCGCCGGACCTCGCGAACTTCCCCCGCGCCCAGTGGCTCACCGCCGCCCGCCGAGCCCTGACGGCGGCACCGAACGACGCCTTCGGCTACGGCGACCCCCTCGGCCAGATGCCCCTGCGCACCGCCCTGGCGGACTATCTGGCGCGGGCGCGCGGGGTGTACGCCGAGCCGGAGCGGATCGCCGTCTGCTCCGGCTTCCATCACGGACTCGCCCTGATGGCGACGGTACTGAGGGAGCGTCAGGTGCGCACCGTGGCCGTCGAGTCGTACGGACTCGATCTCTACCGGGACCTGCTGACCGAGGCCGGTCTGCGCACCCTGCCCGTCCACGTCGACGAGCACGGCGCACGCACCGACGGCCTGGAGCGGCTGGCGGACGTCGGCGCGGTGCTGATGACCCCCGCCCACCAGTACCCGACCGGGGTCGCGCTGCGCCCGGACCGACGGACGGCGGCCGTCGCATGGGCACGGCGCACCGGCGGTCTGATCCTGGAGGACGACTACGACGGGGAGTTCAGGTACGACCGCCAGCCGGTGGGCGCCGTACAGGGGCTCGACCCCGAGCGGGTGGTGTACTTCGGCTCGGCGAGCAAGTCGCTCGCGCCCGGGGTGCGGCTGGGCTGGATGGTCCTGCCCGAGGAGCTGGTCCCGGAGATCGTCGCGGCCAAGGGATACGGCGACTACATGTCGAGCGCGCTCGAACAGCTGACCCTCGCGGACTTCCTGACCTCGGGCGCGTACGACCGTCATGTGCGCGCGATGCGCCTGCACTACCGGCGTCGCCGCGAGCAGCTGGTCACGGCCCTGGCCCACCGTGCGCCCCACGTCCGTGTGAAGGGCATGGCCGCCGGACTGCAGGCCGTCCTCGAACTCCCCGACGGGACCGAGCAGTCGGTGACCCAGGAGGCGGCGCGACGGGGCCTCGCGGTCAGCGGCCTCGCGGAATTCCGGTACGAGACACCGGAATCCGGCCGGCGACTCCCCCGGCAGGACGCGCTCGTGGTGAACTACGCCGCCCCCTCGGACAGTGCGTGGAAGCGCGCACTGGACATCCTGTGCGAGGTGATGCCGTAGGCACGGGGCGGGAGCGCCCCGCCCGCTCAGCGCGGTGCGGCGAAACACTCCTCCAGGCGGGCGAAGGCGTCCGCGGCCTCGTCGGCGACGAAGTACAGCCCGCTCAGGGGCACCGGCAGGAACCCCTCCGCCTCCATCCGGCGGAGCTGGAGGGTCAGGCCTTCGTAGAACCCGGCCGTGTTCAGCAGCACCACCGGCTTG
This region includes:
- the pdxR gene encoding MocR-like pyridoxine biosynthesis transcription factor PdxR, with translation MTDSQTNPGSDPPAAAGADLHLELRGPGLRAGLTSALRDAVRTGRLAPGTRLPPSRSLATDLGVSRNTVTDAYAELVAEGWLTARQGSGTRVAERARAGGGRSPAARARRASERPAYVMRPGSPDLANFPRAQWLTAARRALTAAPNDAFGYGDPLGQMPLRTALADYLARARGVYAEPERIAVCSGFHHGLALMATVLRERQVRTVAVESYGLDLYRDLLTEAGLRTLPVHVDEHGARTDGLERLADVGAVLMTPAHQYPTGVALRPDRRTAAVAWARRTGGLILEDDYDGEFRYDRQPVGAVQGLDPERVVYFGSASKSLAPGVRLGWMVLPEELVPEIVAAKGYGDYMSSALEQLTLADFLTSGAYDRHVRAMRLHYRRRREQLVTALAHRAPHVRVKGMAAGLQAVLELPDGTEQSVTQEAARRGLAVSGLAEFRYETPESGRRLPRQDALVVNYAAPSDSAWKRALDILCEVMP